One Pseudobutyrivibrio xylanivorans genomic window, AACCTCGCTCTTATCAACAGTAACCTCTGTTACATACTTTGTATCAGCATGACCAGTATTATTGAAACGATATACTGACTCGTTCATAGCATAGTCGATAACGTCAACGTAGAATACTTCCTCTGGAGCATCGATAGAAAGTGTAACATCCTCGCCAAGCTGCTCCTGATTTACAGCATACTTGCCAATTACTGTCTTCTTATCACTTCCAATTAAAAGAACTGAAGCTACGTAACGATTATCATATAATGTAAGCTCGTACTTGCCATCCTCACCCTTAACTGCATCAGAAACAACAGGAGCTGTGTTATCGATTGCAATTGGAGTTGACAGATACATGCCAGGAGCTGTAAGTGTTGAAACATCCTCAACATCATCGTAGTAAGCAGGAATAGCCTGAAGTGTAACATCAACCTCTGTGCCGTCTGGAAGTGGATTTCCATCAGCATCTGTACCTGCCCAATCTAAATCCTGAGCTGCAAGTGACTCTACCCATTTACCCTGTCCTGCATAGTAGAACTCAGCGTAGTTTTCATTTGAAACAGTCTCGAAGTACTTCTCGCCTGAATTTCTATCCTTGATTGTAAGGATAAGTCTGCTTGCATTTCTCATTAATGAATAGTACTGAGCGCCAAGCTTTGTACCGTTCTCTGAGCTGATTGCATTTCTGTCAGCAATGTACTTGTCATCATCTACGAAGTAGTTTGGTGTGTAGTACATCTCATTATCAGTTCCAAGTGGATAGATTGAAAGGAAGTTTGTTCTTTCAATTCCTGAGTATGTTACAGCATTATTTCTGTAATCTGCATCATGAACATACTGCATGAAATCAAAATCCTCAAACATTGGTGAATCTGCCCAGCTTCCATAGAATGCAAGGAATGGAACTGAAAGATTTACAGTACCGTTTACATAGATGAAACCATCTACATACATACCGTTTTCAAATCCAGCAAGATACTGTCTGTCATCCTCTGAAAGGTTGATGTTAACAGAAATCTTTGTGCTGTCCTTAACCTCTACAACCTCAAGGCCAAGGTCAACATCTGCAGCATTTCCCTTAAGTGCCTTAGAGAATACGTAAACGTCCTTTGTGTTAACAACGCCGTCCTTGTTGAAATCGAAGTAATCCTCGTTTGTCTCAACAATATCAACAGTCTTTGTACCGTTTGCAACCTGAAGAAGAAGCTTGCGGTCCTTTGCGTTAACCTTGCCATCATCGTTAAGGTCATAAACAAGCTTGGTATCGTCAGCTGTTAATGTAACCTCAGGATTAAGCTCGTGAGATGTACCCATGAAATATGTAGTACCCTCTGAATCGTAAAGCTGCTCAGATAATACTGTTGAATCAAGAACGTAGTACTGAGGCTCTACTTCCATATTGTAGATATCGAAATCGAATGAGTAGGAACCAGTCTTTTCTGGGTCGTCACCAAGAACAGCCTTTACCTTACCATCGTTGCCTTCCTTCTCACCAACAAGAATGTATGATGGAGAAGAAACTGCATCCTGAACATTTGCAAGACCTGCGCCCTGTGCACGTGGAGAATACTCAAGACCATTTTCTCTATCATTGCCCTCATAAAGAGGAGTCGCTGTACTCATAAGAAGTGACTGAGCAAGTGTACGAACTGAAACGCCGTTAAGCTCTGCTAAATCATTCTCACGAATGTACTGCTGAACAAGTGCACTCTGGCCTGCGATTGAAGGAGCAGCCATTGAAGTACCACTCATAAGACCATAAGATCCATCATCTCTTGTAGAGAAGATATTTCCACCTGGTGCTGTAATTTCTGGCTTAAGATCAAGTGTACCTGGAACACCAACTGAAGAGAAATCGCTCATTGTGTAGCCATCTGCAACGTCTCTTACTGTCTCAGGAAGTGAAGTAACCTTAATTGTTCCTTCGTAAACGCCCTCAGCAACCTTCTCGCCTGTTGCAGCAACTGCTGCACCATCAGCCTGTGTGATTGAGCAAACAGGAATTGTTGCGTCTGAGCCCTGCATTGTCATGCTGATTGTACCTGGCTGGTTGTTGTATATAACAACTGCCTTTGCACCAGCTGCTGCAGCGTTCATGTGCTTGTCAGCAAATGTGATAACACCACGTGATACGAAAACAACCTTGCCTTCTACATCAACACCTTCGTAGTCAGCAGCTTCACCCTTGCCCTCAAAGTAAACAAATGGATACTCTGTTCCGCTCTGGTCTGATGTTGTATCAAGCTCATAGAAGTGAGGAGCAAGAGAATCAGAACCATCAGCAAATGAAACATGCTTATCATCTGTAGTTGAGAAATAGAATGATGTTAAACCTGAGTT contains:
- a CDS encoding S8 family serine peptidase; amino-acid sequence: MRRNWIPKKVLSVILAAALAMSPTITAAASPVDESAEVTEVKETEDSVAEEAAEADEAKEDAEESEESKEEADAASENDSKTDSEEASEEAEEATVDLEALGLDADEPLFEEVDPQEEGLEVDKTALGEEVEEKVETPDPDEQTRVIIVMEGDSVLDKGYDTEDLAENKSAMKVADKIEAAQEKEVEKIEREALDGEELEVNYNFSILSNAVSADVAFKDIEEIKKVDGVEAVYVAAKHDPEVEAEPNTITSGDMVGSYNTWTTGYTGAGTRIAVIDTGIDIDHPSFDGDAFSAHLSETAEDASKTVADYDLLDEEEIANVLPNLNAFKRDADVTAETLYQNEKVAFAFNYVDKNLDITHDNDEEGDHGTHVSGISTANYYVPSATSSTGYDKQAAGVVGIAPDAQLITMKVFGTNGGAYTDDYMAAIEDAILLKADAINLSLGSAAAGESSDAESYINDIFKKLEGTSTVVSISAGNSGRWSDNSVYGVNLSKDVNLDTVGSPGSYLNALTVASAVNSGLTSFYFSTTDDKHVSFADGSDSLAPHFYELDTTSDQSGTEYPFVYFEGKGEAADYEGVDVEGKVVFVSRGVITFADKHMNAAAAGAKAVVIYNNQPGTISMTMQGSDATIPVCSITQADGAAVAATGEKVAEGVYEGTIKVTSLPETVRDVADGYTMSDFSSVGVPGTLDLKPEITAPGGNIFSTRDDGSYGLMSGTSMAAPSIAGQSALVQQYIRENDLAELNGVSVRTLAQSLLMSTATPLYEGNDRENGLEYSPRAQGAGLANVQDAVSSPSYILVGEKEGNDGKVKAVLGDDPEKTGSYSFDFDIYNMEVEPQYYVLDSTVLSEQLYDSEGTTYFMGTSHELNPEVTLTADDTKLVYDLNDDGKVNAKDRKLLLQVANGTKTVDIVETNEDYFDFNKDGVVNTKDVYVFSKALKGNAADVDLGLEVVEVKDSTKISVNINLSEDDRQYLAGFENGMYVDGFIYVNGTVNLSVPFLAFYGSWADSPMFEDFDFMQYVHDADYRNNAVTYSGIERTNFLSIYPLGTDNEMYYTPNYFVDDDKYIADRNAISSENGTKLGAQYYSLMRNASRLILTIKDRNSGEKYFETVSNENYAEFYYAGQGKWVESLAAQDLDWAGTDADGNPLPDGTEVDVTLQAIPAYYDDVEDVSTLTAPGMYLSTPIAIDNTAPVVSDAVKGEDGKYELTLYDNRYVASVLLIGSDKKTVIGKYAVNQEQLGEDVTLSIDAPEEVFYVDVIDYAMNESVYRFNNTGHADTKYVTEVTVDKSEVELKVGETAQVTATVAPKWLAENYDRVVWISDNSSIASVSQSGLITAKKAGETKLTVYTVATDKRGKHLTAEVKVKVVEKEEDDENSETSDDKTKTEDENVEDAKVEEKSEDKDAAEKVEESEEQASDEKVAEDEKSEEESSEDESADENSEDEVVEDQLGGENDD